The following coding sequences are from one Prosthecobacter vanneervenii window:
- a CDS encoding alpha/beta fold hydrolase, translating to MSEFTCPTSTVVLIHGLGRSPRSMWLVGLWLKFCGYRVKSIGYPSHRSSIADAVQNHINPALARLEIEEGAKVHFVTHSLGGIVFRAWAAQRDSSFPLGRAVLLAPPNQGSQIIDELRQWGWVRWLLGPVSAELGTDANSTPNMLGPLPPETGVIMGNKDTLPIFRRFLGDESDGVVTIASSHGEGEAEHVLLPTNHATIILQPAVFRAVHRFLKTGSFAEA from the coding sequence ATGTCCGAATTTACTTGCCCTACCTCCACCGTCGTTCTTATCCACGGCCTTGGGCGTTCCCCTCGCAGCATGTGGCTGGTGGGGCTGTGGTTGAAGTTTTGCGGGTATCGGGTGAAAAGCATTGGTTATCCATCACACCGCAGTTCGATTGCGGATGCGGTGCAGAATCACATCAATCCGGCACTGGCGCGGCTTGAGATTGAGGAGGGTGCGAAAGTGCATTTCGTCACGCACTCGTTGGGCGGGATTGTTTTCCGTGCGTGGGCGGCGCAGCGTGATTCGTCTTTTCCGCTGGGGCGTGCGGTGCTGCTGGCACCGCCGAATCAGGGCAGCCAGATCATTGATGAGCTGCGCCAGTGGGGCTGGGTGCGCTGGCTGCTGGGCCCGGTGTCTGCAGAGCTGGGGACGGATGCGAACAGCACGCCGAACATGCTGGGGCCGCTGCCGCCGGAGACGGGCGTCATCATGGGCAACAAGGATACGCTGCCGATCTTCCGCCGGTTCCTCGGTGATGAGTCGGATGGTGTGGTGACGATCGCCAGCTCGCATGGAGAAGGCGAGGCAGAGCATGTGCTGCTGCCGACGAATCATGCCACTATCATCCTGCAGCCGGCGGTTTTCCGGGCGGTGCACCGGTTTTTGAAGACGGGGAGTTTTGCGGAAGCCTAG